The Exiguobacterium mexicanum genome includes a window with the following:
- a CDS encoding zinc ribbon domain-containing protein — protein sequence MGKGTAEALCSIIQSYTIKSTFYILTKLIRCPQCGAGIVAGKSKSANKTYRYYKCGTFHNKGASECSANSINADKAERQVLEEFKRIVTESQFLQRLIYQF from the coding sequence ATGGGAAAGGGTACAGCAGAAGCGCTCTGCTCGATCATACAAAGCTATACAATCAAATCAACCTTTTATATTCTCACCAAGCTTATTCGCTGCCCTCAGTGCGGTGCTGGAATAGTTGCTGGCAAATCAAAAAGTGCGAATAAAACGTATCGGTACTATAAATGCGGCACCTTTCATAATAAGGGAGCCTCTGAATGCTCTGCTAATAGCATCAATGCAGATAAGGCAGAACGTCAGGTCCTTGAGGAATTTAAACGCATTGTAACTGAATCACAATTTCTTCAACGGTTGATTTATCAGTTTTAG
- a CDS encoding recombinase family protein, whose translation MRLLEDAKQKKFEAIVVYKLDRLARKTRDSLEIVETLGSHGVQLISLSENIDTTTPHGKMFYTVLSSFAEMEREQIVGRVKMGMTQRAKEEKWNGGQCFKYYAKEKKLLVNEAEARIVKEIFEYADQGFGYKKIVGILNRKGYTTKRGNVFSIGTLKGVLDNPVYIGQVRFNQYENWAEKRRSGKNKDAIIVEGEHEAIIPEDLWERVQQKRSARSYKAIQSNQPFIFSPSLFAALSAVLE comes from the coding sequence ATGCGCTTATTAGAGGATGCCAAACAGAAGAAATTTGAAGCAATTGTTGTTTACAAGCTGGACAGATTAGCTAGGAAAACACGGGATTCACTCGAAATTGTAGAAACTTTAGGTAGCCATGGCGTACAACTCATAAGTTTGTCAGAAAACATAGACACCACGACTCCCCATGGAAAGATGTTTTATACAGTATTAAGCTCATTTGCTGAAATGGAGAGGGAGCAAATTGTAGGTAGGGTTAAAATGGGAATGACCCAAAGAGCTAAGGAAGAAAAATGGAATGGTGGACAATGCTTTAAATATTACGCTAAGGAAAAGAAGCTATTAGTAAATGAAGCTGAAGCGAGAATTGTAAAAGAAATATTTGAATACGCTGATCAAGGTTTTGGTTACAAGAAGATTGTAGGTATTCTCAATCGGAAAGGATACACCACAAAGAGAGGAAACGTCTTCTCTATCGGTACATTGAAAGGGGTCTTGGATAATCCTGTTTATATCGGGCAAGTTCGCTTTAATCAATATGAGAATTGGGCAGAAAAGAGACGTTCAGGTAAAAATAAAGATGCCATTATAGTTGAAGGAGAACATGAAGCAATCATTCCTGAAGACTTATGGGAAAGGGTACAGCAGAAGCGCTCTGCTCGATCATACAAAGCTATACAATCAAATCAACCTTTTATATTCTCACCAAGCTTATTCGCTGCCCTCAGTGCGGTGCTGGAATAG
- a CDS encoding helicase-related protein yields the protein MIGKMLDNKRSGIVGDALKPYFKKDAKVAIMSSYFTIYAFEALKKELMKVEEVRFLFIDPTFTSEKHTKGTTDIEKSGREKRLSGSELEIKMRNELTQAKIAKECADWISSKVKMKSLTAPLTQNRLFHIENKDGSSVAIQGSSDFTSSGLGYTYSPSLHMNSLMDEPLLTKQYIQWFNDVWKNDAIVEEVQEEVLERIAAIYENHSPEFLYYVTLYNIFSDYLEEFDEDAIVKSKTGFKDTTIWNKLYKFQKDGVLGAIDKLEKHNGCIIADSVGLGKTFEALAVIKYYELRNDRVLVLCPKKLRENWLIYTQNDKRNVLSTDRFNYDVLNHTDLSRTGGLSGDINLAAVNWSNYDLVVIDESHNFRNNQARNDRETRYSRLMNQIIKAGVKTKVLMLSATPVNNKMNDLKNQVAFITEGNDEALESAGIESIEQTLRKAQLAFNKWLKLDDEDRKSDTLLEMLNFDYFKLLDAVTIARSRKHIEKYYNMSEIGKFPERLKPRNVHADIDEDNEFPEIKEVNRLINRLNLSAYSPLKYVMPEKQEEYSRKYDMKVKGGSVFKQIDRERSLVHLMRVNLLKRMESSIHSFGMTVASLLTKIDDLLLKLDNIQQYLNADININEVDIDDDDVENMLIGSKVKVLLQDIDRIKWKQDLQDDREKLEQLLIESAKVQASRDAKLNKLKSMIDQKLLHPINGENKKIIIFTAFADTASYLYKELSQWVLEKHGVNSALVTGSGGNQTTLKGIQKDLNSILTNFSPVSKERNKVDSKIQDEIDILIATDCISEGQNLQDCDYLINYDIHWNPVRIIQRFGRIDRLGSKNDVIQLVNFWPNIDLDEYINLEARVSGRMVLLDISATGEENVIEYDEKKQMNDLEYRKKQLKQLQEEVVDLEDISGGISITDLTLNDFKMDLLDYMDANKKKIETAPLGLHAVTSLQLAPSSDTEPGVIFCIKQRNAAAQVKETSALYPYYLVYMNTDGEVLLGHLKTKQILDIFRKVANGQGDVFNELIHQFNHETEDMKDMSSYKYLLDKAVEFVLGIVEEQGMESLFSLGNSSLLQDSNTTSEDFELISFLVIK from the coding sequence ATGATAGGGAAAATGTTAGATAACAAAAGGTCTGGCATTGTAGGAGATGCATTGAAACCATATTTTAAAAAAGATGCCAAGGTAGCGATCATGTCATCCTACTTTACGATATATGCATTCGAGGCTTTAAAGAAGGAATTAATGAAGGTGGAAGAGGTACGGTTTTTATTTATCGATCCCACCTTTACTTCAGAAAAACATACAAAAGGTACTACAGACATTGAAAAGTCAGGTCGAGAGAAAAGGTTATCTGGTTCAGAACTCGAAATTAAGATGCGGAATGAACTTACACAGGCGAAAATTGCTAAAGAATGTGCTGACTGGATAAGTTCAAAAGTAAAGATGAAATCTTTGACGGCACCATTAACACAGAATCGCCTGTTCCATATTGAAAATAAAGATGGTTCATCAGTGGCTATTCAAGGGAGCTCCGATTTTACCAGCAGTGGATTAGGCTATACATACTCGCCTAGTCTTCATATGAATTCACTAATGGATGAACCTCTATTAACAAAACAATATATCCAGTGGTTCAATGATGTGTGGAAGAACGATGCTATTGTTGAAGAGGTACAAGAGGAAGTGTTGGAAAGAATCGCAGCAATTTATGAAAATCACTCTCCAGAATTTCTTTACTATGTCACGCTATATAATATTTTCAGTGACTACCTGGAAGAATTCGATGAAGATGCGATTGTAAAATCAAAAACAGGCTTTAAAGACACTACGATATGGAATAAGCTTTATAAATTCCAAAAAGATGGTGTACTCGGAGCTATTGATAAATTGGAAAAGCATAACGGTTGTATCATTGCAGATAGTGTAGGTTTGGGGAAGACGTTCGAAGCCCTTGCAGTTATTAAGTATTACGAGTTGAGAAATGACAGAGTACTCGTTTTGTGCCCCAAAAAATTAAGAGAAAACTGGCTTATTTACACTCAAAATGATAAGAGAAATGTCCTCTCTACTGATCGCTTCAACTACGATGTGTTAAATCATACCGATTTGAGCCGTACAGGCGGTTTGTCAGGGGATATTAATTTGGCTGCTGTGAACTGGAGTAACTACGATTTAGTTGTTATTGATGAGTCACATAATTTCAGGAATAACCAGGCTAGAAATGACAGGGAAACTCGTTATTCCAGATTGATGAACCAAATCATTAAAGCAGGTGTTAAGACAAAGGTATTAATGCTATCAGCGACGCCTGTAAACAATAAAATGAATGATTTGAAAAACCAAGTTGCTTTTATTACGGAAGGTAATGATGAAGCACTTGAATCAGCAGGCATTGAAAGCATTGAACAAACATTAAGAAAGGCACAGCTTGCATTCAATAAATGGCTCAAGTTAGATGATGAAGACCGGAAGTCAGACACCCTACTTGAAATGTTAAACTTTGACTACTTCAAATTGCTTGATGCAGTAACTATTGCTCGTTCAAGAAAACATATTGAAAAATACTACAATATGTCGGAGATTGGGAAATTTCCAGAACGGTTGAAACCGAGAAATGTACATGCTGATATTGACGAGGACAATGAATTTCCTGAAATAAAGGAAGTCAATAGGCTCATTAACAGACTGAATTTAAGTGCCTATTCTCCATTAAAATATGTAATGCCTGAAAAGCAAGAGGAATACAGCCGAAAATATGATATGAAGGTAAAAGGTGGTTCAGTATTTAAGCAGATTGACCGTGAACGAAGTCTTGTCCATTTAATGAGGGTTAACTTGCTTAAACGGATGGAAAGCTCTATTCATTCATTTGGTATGACAGTAGCATCACTTTTAACAAAAATTGATGACTTGTTACTAAAGCTTGATAACATTCAACAATACTTGAATGCTGATATTAATATTAATGAAGTCGATATTGACGATGATGATGTTGAAAACATGCTAATAGGATCGAAGGTAAAAGTACTGCTCCAGGATATCGACCGCATTAAGTGGAAGCAAGATTTACAGGATGATAGAGAGAAACTTGAGCAGCTACTCATTGAATCAGCAAAAGTACAAGCTTCACGTGATGCCAAGTTGAATAAACTTAAATCAATGATTGACCAAAAGCTGCTCCATCCTATCAATGGAGAAAATAAAAAAATCATCATTTTCACAGCTTTTGCAGATACAGCAAGTTATTTGTATAAAGAGTTATCGCAATGGGTGTTGGAAAAGCATGGTGTTAACTCAGCTCTAGTCACTGGTTCTGGAGGCAACCAGACTACATTAAAAGGAATCCAGAAAGATTTAAATTCTATACTGACCAACTTTTCACCTGTTTCGAAGGAAAGAAACAAAGTTGATTCAAAAATACAGGATGAAATCGACATATTGATTGCAACTGACTGTATTTCAGAAGGTCAGAACCTGCAAGATTGTGATTATTTAATTAATTATGATATACACTGGAATCCAGTTCGAATAATCCAACGGTTTGGTCGAATCGATCGTTTAGGCTCTAAGAATGATGTTATCCAACTGGTGAACTTCTGGCCGAACATCGACCTTGATGAGTATATTAATTTGGAAGCACGTGTCAGCGGTAGAATGGTGCTCCTTGATATTTCAGCAACAGGTGAAGAGAATGTAATAGAATACGATGAAAAGAAGCAAATGAACGATTTGGAATATCGTAAAAAGCAATTGAAACAACTACAAGAAGAAGTAGTTGATTTAGAGGACATCTCTGGGGGAATCTCTATCACAGACTTGACTCTGAACGACTTTAAAATGGATTTACTTGATTATATGGACGCCAATAAGAAGAAAATTGAGACTGCTCCCTTGGGATTACATGCAGTTACATCGCTTCAGTTGGCTCCGTCTTCTGATACCGAACCAGGGGTAATATTCTGCATCAAACAACGCAATGCAGCAGCACAAGTAAAAGAAACAAGCGCACTATATCCATATTATCTTGTTTATATGAATACGGATGGAGAGGTGTTACTAGGACATTTAAAGACAAAGCAAATACTGGATATCTTCCGTAAAGTTGCTAATGGTCAAGGGGACGTGTTCAACGAGTTGATTCATCAGTTCAATCATGAAACAGAGGATATGAAGGACATGTCTTCTTACAAGTATCTATTAGACAAGGCAGTCGAATTTGTTCTTGGTATTGTAGAAGAGCAAGGCATGGAATCGTTGTTCAGTCTTGGGAATTCTAGTCTTTTACAGGACTCTAATACAACTTCGGAAGACTTTGAATTGATATCATTTTTAGTGATAAAGTAG
- the polX gene encoding DNA polymerase/3'-5' exonuclease PolX translates to MSMNKVEAMMLLEKIAQYMEIKGENPFKINAFRKAATALENTELELEDIEDLTTISGIGKGTAAVLQEWRDTGRSEVLESLQEEIPYGLMKLLKIQGLGGKKLAKLREVGVVDLDSLITVLEDGTAASLPGFGAKSVEKLLTAARNLESRPERLAYAMMRPVVEEIETVLEAEPLVLRHSVGGSFRRAEETCKDLDFIIATEEPVALRDKLLALPFINEVIAAGETKVSLVLEREEMVSVDFRMVEPGAFAATLHHFTGSKDHNVRMRQLAKAKGESISEYGVETADGLWQPETEAELFERYGLPFIPPELRAGNLEFEHDISKLVTLDDIKADAHMHTVWSDGKLTVDELVAAMKARGYEWIAITDHGKYMSFVNGLTEERLEAQGEEILEAAKKHDMHVLRGVEMDIRPDGTLDYEPEFLATLDYVVASIHSKMDQSVDEIMARLENACRSPYVNVIAHPTGRLIGRRDGYPIDEERLIALAKETGTALELNANPNRLDLTASTLKKAKAAGVKLMINTDTHHPDMMEDMALGVLHARKAYLEPSDIINCLSFEDAKAFIDAKRQKGTC, encoded by the coding sequence ATTTCAATGAATAAAGTTGAAGCGATGATGCTGTTAGAAAAGATCGCGCAATATATGGAGATTAAAGGGGAGAACCCGTTCAAGATCAACGCCTTCCGGAAAGCCGCGACGGCGCTCGAGAACACGGAGCTCGAACTCGAGGACATCGAGGATTTGACGACGATCTCTGGCATCGGCAAAGGGACGGCCGCCGTCCTGCAAGAGTGGCGAGACACGGGGCGGAGCGAAGTGCTCGAGTCACTCCAAGAAGAGATCCCATACGGTCTCATGAAACTGCTCAAAATCCAAGGGCTCGGCGGCAAGAAGCTCGCCAAGCTCCGTGAAGTCGGCGTCGTCGATCTCGACTCGCTCATTACTGTGTTAGAGGACGGCACGGCTGCGAGCCTGCCGGGCTTCGGCGCCAAGAGCGTCGAGAAGTTGCTCACGGCGGCACGGAACCTCGAGTCACGTCCGGAACGTTTGGCGTACGCCATGATGCGTCCGGTCGTCGAAGAGATTGAGACGGTGCTCGAAGCCGAGCCGCTCGTCTTGCGCCATTCGGTCGGCGGCAGTTTCCGCCGCGCCGAGGAGACGTGTAAAGACCTCGACTTCATCATCGCGACCGAGGAACCTGTCGCGCTCCGTGACAAGCTGCTCGCCCTCCCGTTCATCAACGAGGTCATCGCGGCCGGCGAGACAAAAGTGTCGCTCGTCCTTGAGCGCGAAGAGATGGTGTCGGTCGACTTCCGCATGGTCGAACCGGGCGCCTTCGCTGCGACGCTCCATCACTTCACCGGCTCGAAAGACCACAACGTCCGCATGCGCCAGCTCGCCAAGGCGAAGGGTGAGTCGATCTCCGAGTATGGCGTCGAGACGGCGGACGGCCTCTGGCAACCGGAGACAGAAGCCGAGCTGTTCGAACGCTACGGTCTGCCGTTCATCCCGCCTGAGCTCCGGGCAGGGAACCTTGAGTTCGAGCACGATATCTCGAAACTCGTGACGCTCGATGACATCAAGGCCGACGCCCATATGCATACGGTCTGGTCGGACGGGAAGCTGACGGTCGACGAGCTCGTCGCGGCGATGAAAGCGCGCGGCTACGAGTGGATCGCCATCACCGACCACGGCAAATACATGTCGTTCGTGAACGGATTGACCGAGGAACGGCTCGAGGCCCAAGGGGAAGAAATCCTTGAGGCCGCGAAGAAGCACGACATGCACGTCCTACGCGGTGTCGAGATGGACATCCGCCCGGACGGGACGCTCGACTATGAGCCCGAGTTCTTGGCGACGCTCGACTACGTCGTTGCCTCGATTCACTCAAAGATGGACCAGTCCGTCGACGAGATCATGGCCCGGCTCGAGAACGCCTGTCGCTCGCCGTACGTCAACGTCATCGCCCATCCGACCGGCCGCCTCATCGGGCGCCGTGACGGCTATCCGATCGACGAGGAGCGCTTGATCGCCCTCGCCAAAGAGACGGGGACGGCGCTCGAGTTGAACGCGAACCCGAACCGGCTCGATTTGACGGCCTCGACGCTGAAGAAAGCAAAGGCGGCCGGCGTCAAACTGATGATCAACACCGACACGCACCACCCTGATATGATGGAAGATATGGCACTCGGCGTCCTGCACGCCCGGAAAGCCTATCTCGAACCGTCAGACATCATCAACTGCCTCTCGTTCGAGGACGCCAAGGCGTTCATCGACGCGAAGCGACAGAAAGGAACATGCTAG
- a CDS encoding bacteriochlorophyll 4-vinyl reductase, with protein MLNGAKFFEQLVINVVKLPGVKVDRTEFLAKSFSKHVTAKQLADILEKGPVQSNVSKKLIRRVAKKTILNRTMKSSSASFAAGLPGGVVMAATVPADTAQFFGVALRVAQEIGYIYGYEDFWSENGLDVNRVSGELILFLGVMFGVGGATATIKVLSSQLSKQALKKIPNRAMMQTIYYPILKKMGSYIGLKMTRKSFAQGISKVIPIAGGVISGWITYSSMRQMGNRLLTALEESMDLSDEELEASIKEMKQEIPNMTEKDLGILQGSV; from the coding sequence ATGTTGAATGGAGCAAAATTTTTCGAGCAGTTAGTGATCAATGTCGTGAAATTACCAGGGGTGAAAGTAGATCGAACAGAGTTTTTAGCAAAAAGTTTTAGTAAGCACGTGACCGCGAAACAATTAGCAGACATCCTTGAAAAAGGACCGGTTCAATCAAACGTTTCAAAAAAGTTGATTCGACGAGTCGCGAAGAAGACCATTTTGAATCGAACGATGAAAAGTTCATCGGCTTCGTTTGCCGCGGGGTTACCTGGTGGGGTGGTCATGGCGGCCACTGTTCCAGCGGACACGGCTCAATTCTTTGGTGTGGCGCTTCGAGTGGCTCAAGAAATTGGTTATATCTATGGATATGAAGATTTTTGGAGTGAGAATGGCCTAGATGTCAATCGAGTGAGCGGAGAATTGATTTTGTTTCTCGGCGTCATGTTTGGTGTCGGCGGAGCGACGGCCACCATTAAAGTGTTGTCTTCGCAATTATCCAAACAAGCATTAAAGAAAATTCCGAATCGAGCAATGATGCAGACCATCTATTATCCGATTCTTAAGAAAATGGGAAGCTACATCGGGTTGAAGATGACGAGAAAATCTTTTGCACAAGGAATCTCTAAAGTGATTCCGATCGCTGGCGGCGTGATTTCAGGTTGGATCACGTATTCATCCATGCGTCAAATGGGAAATAGACTACTGACAGCACTTGAAGAAAGCATGGATCTCTCTGATGAGGAACTTGAAGCGAGTATCAAAGAGATGAAACAAGAAATTCCGAACATGACTGAGAAAGATTTAGGGATTCTGCAAGGGAGTGTATAA
- a CDS encoding endonuclease MutS2, protein MDHALRVLEYEKLRQQLAAHAASSLGKERALNMQPDYTYDRVLSNLNVTREATEVVRLRDRLPLGGLTDVRSEVKRAAIGSVLSTSELLAVAAVMYSGRQVKNFFEKLHEDNEDLRIPRLDEYAERLTKLIEVEQSIRHAIDDQGTVQDSASDRLRGLRTQLRSFEGSVRSRIDNILRNNAKMLSDAIVTIRNDRYVVPVKMEYRQAFGGIVHDQSASGQTLFIEPQAIVSINNEIQEVRLKERAEIDRILSELSNLVGGVADSVVINLDVLATLDFVFAKVAYGHQLKATEPKLNDEREIKLKQARHPFIPQDEVVPITVELGEAFTSLVITGPNTGGKTVTLKTLGLLQLMVQSGLYVPAEFGTELSVFDAIYADIGDEQSIEQSLSTFSSHMTNIVSMLDKIDFMSLVLFDELGAGTDPQEGAALAIAILDEVKRRGARVAATTHYSELKAYAYNREGVMNASMEFDIESLSPTYRLLIGVPGRSNAFEISRRLGLSEQVIDKARSHVGIDAESVESMINELEAAKQRAEQLEKELIVKRHDLEEEQAAFEAKLTDFERERDTMYGEAEARAEKAVEQAKRQANEVIDRLKKLRAEGIVKEHEIIAAKKQLESAKPTLQEKKIQKVKQKAQQKRTFSKGEEVKVTTFNQKGYIVKQLNDNEYNVQVGIMKVNVKADDLQKIGPSKEQSLQSKGSSLKRQSSTKSELDLRGVRVEEGLSRLDKYIDEALVSGYDNVRIIHGLGTGAMRQATQEYLKGHRHVKSQRPGGMGEGGLGVTVVELK, encoded by the coding sequence ATGGATCACGCGTTACGCGTTTTAGAATATGAAAAACTCCGCCAGCAGCTCGCTGCCCATGCCGCGAGCTCGCTCGGGAAAGAACGGGCGCTCAACATGCAGCCCGACTATACGTACGACCGGGTATTGTCGAATTTGAACGTCACCCGCGAGGCAACCGAGGTCGTCCGACTCCGGGATCGTCTCCCGCTCGGCGGGCTGACCGATGTCCGCAGTGAAGTGAAACGGGCCGCCATCGGCTCGGTCCTCTCGACGAGCGAACTGCTCGCCGTCGCCGCCGTCATGTACAGCGGCCGCCAAGTGAAGAACTTCTTTGAGAAGCTTCATGAGGATAATGAAGACCTCCGTATCCCGCGCCTCGACGAGTATGCCGAGCGTTTGACGAAGCTGATCGAGGTCGAACAGTCGATCCGTCACGCCATCGACGACCAAGGCACGGTCCAAGATTCAGCAAGCGACCGTCTCCGTGGTCTCCGGACCCAGCTCCGTAGCTTTGAAGGCAGCGTCCGCTCACGGATCGACAACATCCTCCGCAACAACGCGAAGATGCTGTCAGACGCCATCGTCACGATCCGGAACGACCGTTACGTCGTCCCGGTCAAGATGGAGTACCGCCAAGCGTTCGGCGGGATCGTCCACGACCAATCGGCATCGGGCCAGACGCTCTTCATCGAGCCACAGGCGATCGTGTCGATTAACAACGAGATTCAAGAAGTCCGCCTGAAAGAGCGCGCCGAGATCGACCGCATCTTGAGCGAACTGTCGAACCTCGTCGGCGGTGTCGCCGATTCGGTCGTAATCAATCTCGACGTGCTCGCCACGCTCGACTTCGTGTTCGCGAAAGTCGCCTACGGCCATCAGCTCAAAGCGACGGAGCCGAAATTGAACGACGAACGCGAGATCAAGTTGAAACAGGCGCGTCACCCGTTCATCCCGCAAGATGAGGTCGTGCCGATCACGGTCGAGCTCGGTGAGGCGTTCACGTCGCTCGTCATCACCGGACCGAACACCGGCGGGAAGACGGTGACGCTCAAGACGCTCGGATTGCTCCAACTGATGGTGCAGTCAGGTCTGTACGTGCCGGCCGAGTTCGGGACGGAGCTGTCCGTCTTTGACGCCATCTACGCCGACATCGGGGATGAGCAGTCAATCGAGCAGAGCTTGTCGACGTTCAGCTCGCACATGACGAACATCGTCAGCATGCTCGACAAGATCGACTTCATGTCACTCGTCCTGTTCGATGAGCTCGGTGCCGGGACCGACCCGCAAGAAGGGGCGGCCCTTGCCATCGCCATCCTCGACGAAGTGAAACGACGCGGCGCCCGTGTGGCGGCGACGACGCACTATTCGGAACTGAAGGCTTATGCCTATAACCGCGAAGGTGTCATGAACGCCTCGATGGAGTTCGATATCGAATCACTCAGCCCGACGTACCGCCTGTTGATTGGCGTACCGGGCCGTTCGAACGCGTTCGAGATCAGTCGACGTCTCGGTTTATCGGAACAAGTCATCGACAAGGCACGGAGCCACGTCGGTATCGACGCTGAATCAGTCGAATCGATGATCAATGAGCTCGAGGCGGCCAAGCAACGCGCCGAACAGCTCGAGAAAGAACTCATCGTCAAACGCCACGACCTTGAAGAAGAGCAGGCGGCGTTCGAGGCGAAGCTGACCGATTTCGAGCGCGAGCGCGACACGATGTACGGCGAAGCCGAGGCCCGTGCCGAGAAGGCCGTCGAACAGGCGAAGCGCCAGGCGAACGAAGTCATCGACCGTTTGAAGAAGCTACGCGCAGAAGGGATCGTCAAAGAGCACGAGATCATCGCCGCGAAGAAACAGCTTGAATCGGCGAAACCGACGCTCCAAGAGAAAAAGATTCAAAAAGTGAAACAAAAAGCGCAACAGAAACGTACGTTCAGTAAAGGCGAAGAAGTGAAAGTGACGACGTTCAACCAAAAGGGCTATATCGTGAAGCAATTGAACGACAACGAGTACAACGTCCAAGTCGGGATTATGAAAGTGAACGTCAAAGCGGACGACCTTCAAAAGATCGGGCCTTCGAAAGAGCAGTCGCTCCAGTCGAAAGGCAGCTCGCTCAAGCGTCAGAGCTCGACGAAGTCGGAGCTCGACTTGCGCGGCGTCCGGGTCGAAGAAGGGCTTTCCCGCCTCGACAAATATATCGACGAGGCGCTCGTGTCCGGGTATGACAACGTCCGTATCATCCATGGTCTCGGGACCGGTGCGATGCGACAGGCGACGCAAGAGTACCTAAAAGGACATCGTCACGTGAAGAGTCAGCGCCCCGGTGGGATGGGGGAAGGCGGACTCGGTGTCACGGTCGTCGAACTGAAGTGA
- a CDS encoding DUF350 domain-containing protein, with the protein MGNVTFGVLLESLGLYSIAGLMIVVGLAVFEVTTPYSNWREIQKGNIAVALATGGKIVGLANIFRVVESHHDQTMDVLVGGSFGFFLLLTTYWLFEFLTPSLKVNEEIGKGNIAVGLMAFLLSIGVSLVVGAALVR; encoded by the coding sequence ATGGGGAACGTAACGTTTGGTGTATTGCTTGAATCGCTCGGTCTGTATTCAATCGCCGGACTCATGATTGTCGTCGGTCTCGCCGTCTTCGAGGTGACGACACCGTACAGCAATTGGCGCGAGATTCAAAAAGGAAACATCGCCGTCGCACTCGCGACCGGCGGGAAAATCGTCGGTCTCGCCAACATCTTCCGTGTCGTCGAGAGCCATCACGACCAGACGATGGATGTGTTGGTCGGGGGGAGCTTCGGCTTCTTCCTTCTCTTGACGACGTATTGGTTATTCGAATTTTTGACGCCGTCGCTCAAAGTGAACGAGGAGATCGGGAAAGGGAATATCGCTGTCGGACTGATGGCGTTCCTGCTCTCGATTGGGGTCTCGCTCGTCGTCGGCGCGGCGTTGGTGAGGTGA
- a CDS encoding CvpA family protein produces the protein MVTLLILFFLFIGIVNGFRRGAILQLGHWVALIISFLVANAYYRDLAEAFKLWIPYPSQLDGTLPKGVIDLNALTGLEMTFYNVFWFVVLFVITKLVFHLILSMLDFLTDLPILRQLKGVIGAVLGFFEAYVITFFILWVIAFVPMASVQSAVDNSSLATYIIQDTPYLSEWFSNKML, from the coding sequence ATGGTTACTCTACTTATACTGTTTTTCTTGTTCATCGGAATCGTTAACGGGTTCCGTCGCGGGGCGATTTTGCAGCTCGGCCATTGGGTCGCGCTCATCATCAGTTTCCTCGTCGCCAATGCATACTACCGTGATCTCGCCGAAGCGTTCAAGCTTTGGATTCCGTATCCGTCGCAACTCGATGGAACGCTTCCGAAAGGTGTCATCGATTTAAACGCGCTCACGGGGCTCGAGATGACATTTTATAACGTCTTTTGGTTCGTCGTCTTGTTCGTCATCACGAAACTTGTCTTTCATCTCATCCTATCGATGCTGGACTTCTTGACGGACTTGCCGATTTTGCGCCAATTGAAAGGCGTCATCGGTGCCGTCCTCGGTTTCTTCGAGGCGTATGTGATTACGTTCTTCATTTTATGGGTCATCGCCTTCGTGCCGATGGCGAGCGTCCAAAGTGCGGTCGATAACTCGTCGCTCGCGACGTACATCATTCAAGACACGCCATACCTCTCAGAATGGTTCTCGAATAAGATGTTGTAA
- the zapA gene encoding cell division protein ZapA has product MQVQRTTIHIAGQDYTIVSEEPADHVREVGFLVDSKIREIREQSPHLDARQAAVLAAIQIASDHVKTKRNTGE; this is encoded by the coding sequence GTGCAGGTACAACGAACAACAATTCATATCGCGGGTCAAGACTATACGATCGTCAGCGAAGAGCCGGCCGATCATGTGAGGGAAGTGGGCTTTCTGGTCGATAGCAAAATCCGTGAGATTCGTGAACAGTCCCCTCATCTAGACGCTCGTCAGGCAGCGGTGCTCGCCGCTATCCAAATCGCGAGCGATCACGTCAAAACTAAACGAAATACGGGAGAATAA